The Brassica rapa cultivar Chiifu-401-42 chromosome A10, CAAS_Brap_v3.01, whole genome shotgun sequence genome segment AGCTACATGAGATTCGCAttctttattaattaaaaaatcgcCTTTTTATTAAGTTGTTGAATAAGTTGGATTTGATTTGATCTTCTCGTGGGTTTCTTCTCctagcttcttctttctttccctCGTAAGGTTTCTTACAGATCGAGCAAGTATCTAAGTGGGTTTTGTGATTGAAAGTTTGTTCTTTTAGAGAAGAATGGGGTCGTCTTCAGGGCAAAGTGGATACGATCTGTCGTTTAAGGTCTTGTTGATTGGAGATTCTGGTGTTGGCAAAAGCAGTTTGCTTGTCAGCTTCATTTCCACCTCCGTTGAAGATCTCGCTCCTACCATTGGTAACTAGTTTTTGTCTTTGTCTCTCTCTTTGATTCTCAACCGAGAAAAGATGTTACATTTGTGTGTCATTTGATCAAACAGTAGTTTCCATTGTCTGAAGGagcttgatttttttaaatgatcatATGTCTGCTTTGTGTTGAAAAATTCTCTGTTTGATGATCGTAGTAATCTGTCTGAAGAATGAGTTCTTGGTTGGTCTCTTAGTTTGGTTTGGTGTATGTTAATTGTGTTGTGTCTGAACCCTACTTGTTTATAATTTGTTGATATTAACCTAATTATTACCTAAATTAGGTGTTGATTTCAAGATCAAACAGTTGACAGTAGGAGGAAAAAGACTGAAACTCACAATATGGGACACAGGTGGGGTGATTGTTTACTTAAAAGtttatttatggaaactaatggTTCTTATATAGCATTATTGATTTTCTTGTTTGTAGCGGGACAGGAACGGTTTAGAACACTGACGAGCTCTTACTACAGAGGCGCCCAAGGAATCATTCTCGGTAACGTCCCATCATCATATCAATCAGTTACATGAGGTTAAAGAGATCTATCTCCATGTTTGTAATCTGTTTTAGTTGTTTCTTGGTGAATGTCAGTGTATGATGTGACGAGAAGAGAGACATTTACAAACTTAGTAGATGTGTGGGGCAAGGAGATTGAGCTTTACTCCACTAACCAAGATTGCGTTAGGATGCTCGTAGGGAACAAAGTTGATAGAGTGAGTTTGCAAACCAAAAACTACACAACCCCTTGGTTCTCGGTTTGGTTATTGATGAAACATTTTTATGATGATTACAGGAATCTGAGAGAGGAGTTAGCAGAGAAGAAGGGATCGCTCTAGCGAAAGAACTCAAGTGCATGTTTCTTGAGTGTAGTGCTAGAACTCGTCAAAACGTAGAGCAGTGTTTCGAAGAGCTGGCGTTGAAGGTAAAGATCATAAACAGGTTTAGATTCAAAAGGAGAaggattttatatatataacagagAATGTTTTGTGAATGAGACAGATAATGGAGGTACCTAGTCTTTTGGAAGAGGGATCAAGTGCTGTGAAGAGAAACATCTTGAAGCAGAAAACAGAACACCAGACTACTCCTCAAGCTGGATGTTGCAGCTAATGAGACCAATCTATGTCATACAAAAAACTCGAATGGTTCTTTTGTGTATTACAAACTCAATCTGATTCTTCTCTCTGAGGTTGCCTCTCTTGTGTGTAATATAATGCTTAGTGTCTCTGTAAATGTGTGAGATTCATGTTGTTCATCTTTTGCGTTCTGGAATGAGATTTgtaataaaaatcatataatagAGTGAATAAACCCTATCAAATGTTTCTTCAATGAAACTGTTACGCAAGTTTTATATACACACTACAAcagtttgattttttatataagttCAAAGCTTAACCGTTTGCTGTTGGGACAGCCTGAAAAAAGAAGGTCATGCGTCACTATACGCAAGTGAAGTGACTTTATATGAAAGTCATCGTCACATGCTTCTTCCACTCTCCAAGTAACAAACCTCTCATCAGCATCTTTAATCATTCTCCCAAAGTCAAGTATTACATATTACTATATTATATACTTTTCTATTTCGATGATTTGTTTTGTTAGAAATGTGCTAATTATCAAGCAATGAGtaaagaataaaataatttgaagttAAATTCAATCAATGTCAAATTACATGAATCAATATTTAGATAACATATCAAGGTTAAAGAGTTATTACAAGAACTACTTGATCAATGATGACAATCAATTAAAGAATTGGACGCGGTCGTGAAGAGAATAATCTGATCTTTGGACGCAAACACGAACTTGGATTCATCTTCTGGCGCTGGAAGATTCAGATCCAACTCCAGATAGTTCTTTGGCCGTATAGATTCTTGATGATGACTTGAAGTAGCGTTTGCGTTTACTATTAAACCTCTATGTCTCCTCATATGACCACCTAAGGCTTGTCCTGAAGAAAACTCGGCCTTGCAGATCGAACATTCATGTGTTTTTTCAGGTTTCTTGTTACCATCACTGCTAGTTACTTGCAGAGAAAGAAAGCTTCCTTTGGCCGTTTCAACCGCAGAAGCTGATGAAGATTTCTTCTCGTGGCATTTGAGAACGATTGCTCCGAGTTTAGGCTTCTTATGGCTAGCTCTGTGCCCTCCTAGCGCTTGAAACGAGTGGAAGCTTTTGTCACACGTTTGGCACTGGTAAACACCCTCTAGCCCTAAACCTAGAGAAGCTACTGGTTTCTTGTTGCACAAGAAATCAAGTTTGTGCGTGGACGAATGATCTCCACTGCCATTTGCTTTGTGTCCTTGTGACAATAACATCAGACAGTTCGCCATGTCTTGGTCTTCCTCCGTAGCtccctggaactcaacttcaccAGCTCCTTCTTCTCTTGCCTCCAGTGATGGTTCCTCGCTGCAAACGCCAGACACTGCTTCTGCGTTCATATGAGGAGACGCAGATCGCTGACGTTTGGTGCGTTTGCCTTTGATGAGGAGTACATGACGCATCTCCTCATGAACACTTGTCATGATCGtccgttttttttatttggctCTGTTTCAAGAACACAAGAGAGCTATATTTAAGGAGAGAAGTATCAAAGAGTGTTTGGTGGGCTTTGTTTATATGTAAGTTTGtgatatatttgtttatatacACAGCACTATTGTAGAGAAAGTATATATGTAATGAAGGGTAAGAGAAAGGATGAGAAAAGAAGCAAACCCCCAAATAACTTTTGGTGAAGGATTCCTTTTTGGAAGTTTTGGTTTGCAAGCCTGGAACAACCACTTGTTTCTCTCCTCTTGTGttatctattattttaaattaattttctctttatttggTTAAGTTTGTTATTTGGTATTTGTTATGGATCAATTTTGAATTTAGTTGGTATTTGTTAAATTTAATCACTCATGAAAACTTCTCCATTTCATccttataattataatattttgggtACTACTAGCTAATAACAAACATTTGGATGCAGAATTTTTTTGATGGATAAATTAAATCTAATTGAAATAGTGACACAAGCATGGTTTACTTATTAtactttttttcttgtttagtGTCATTCTATAATTTGAGTGGACAAATTCCAAAAAGTGTTAAAAGTGTTccctaaaaaaaagaattaggaaagaaataataaattgtATTGTTTTTCTACATATATCAATACATTTTGTTGCTTCATTGTTATGCATTCTAAGTATgcttgtataaatatttatgtttgtaTCATTTACACTCCATTCTTAATGGTTTATCCACAAATACAACACTCAACACACAACATATATCAATAGTACAACAACGCAATTCCATCAACAtaccaaaataaattacatCTAAGTTTTTTTCAATAAATTATATCTACTTGAAGTAGTAACACAAACATGGTTTACTTATACATCTCTAGAGAACATCTTTGGTTCTCAATGAGAAATCGCGTGTCTTCGGTTGAACAAATTCTAATCAAATCACTTAAATTGTATATCCAAGGTTGTAAAGAGACATAAATGTAAGGATCGTCTCTCATCATAAGCAATTTCAAGCACTTCACCAGAGTAAAACATTCTCCTCACAGCCACGCGCCATTGATCATGTGTACCCTCAAAGACCACAATGTCGTCAGCTTCCACAACCATTACTTTCTTATCAAAGATATTCAAAGTGTTTATACTTGTCTCGCTCCTTGTTGACTTTAATGCAAACTCTACGTGATTTGTAGAGTAATTACATCAAAGCTTTGAATCCAAATGTGACATATCCCACTAAAATGCATATATGCCTTAAACATTGAAACACAATTCCACATACAATACATACTATCATAATTATGCTAATCATTGTGAATATATGTACACTGAACTTAACTAACTCATTAATTGATTAAGTTAATTAATTAGAAAGTAAAAGGTAATAGTTTTTTAGGGGCTGAGCAGTTCATGTGCAGTTGAGCCAACCCACAATTATACACGCAATTATGAATCATGATCATAGTTATTAAATTATAATGATATATGTTAAATCGAGTTATATAGGCGTTTTGATTGGTGGAAGTTGTAGAAACTGACGCCCATTTTcattttacagtttttttttaaaacaatgttttaattcttaaaattgaatctataaccaaaataatataaaaggaaatatgttggtttataagtttttttagagattttttttttttgtttttagaaaaaattctacagcaaaataTTTGTAAGCCAAAACTAAAGTTCAACCAATCAAACCCATAATATCACTCTTCCTATGTTTGCGCCTCTTTCTAaggtaataattttttttgtcactcaATTAATTGATCCAATCATTATAAAATGTGATGAAGTAACCTCTTTATCTTAGTTTTTAATTTCAGTTAGTTATATTGTCCTATAGGATCTTGTAGTATATCAATAACTTGGTGGCAACAATCTATAAATTTGGAAAAGAAAAGTTTCGTGATTCATGAAACTTTTACCAAATTGTTAAGAAATTAGTCTTCGAAATTATAAGTTCTTTTTGGACATCAAAAGGCTATTAGTTTAACTTTAACGGGGAGGAGTGATTTATGCCGATATTCTTAACGGTTCATTGGTgatactagaaaaaaaaaattatctaaacatttcaaaataaaaataaaaatgatgagTTCATTAGAGATGGATTGATATCCAACttttactcatccaactccacACAATTAGTTGTCCACAGCTCTATTATTCATTGATAACGTGTTACTAATATATAATAGATTACTAATAAGAATATTTTTGAGTGTATTGTAGAGGTAGTATCACAATTTTATAATCACATATTTAAGTCTTGGCGTTGAGTATTGTGTGTGTGAGAGAAGACGAATTGTTTAGAGAATTGCTTGGCCGCCAAAAGAAGTACCCATTACTTGCCAACTAGCTATAGCTTCACTACTCACCCCAAGCAAGGCATATACTTTTTTAATCATCAGCATTATCAATTAATCATCGACCATTCATcatcttaacaaaaaaaaaaaacttatttgtttAAACATAAAACTTTTGAACAAGACTTTCCACAAACAGTTATGGAGTCGTTGCAAGAATCATCTAGGGGTAGGGTAGAGACCGATCATCtaatgaaaataaaagtaaattacGAATTTAAATAGCTCAGaagacaaaattaaatatattatcatcaTGTGTAAGAATTTTGTACATACAAATGTGATCTAGTAAACGAAAcatgataatttatataaaaatacctTTCGTATGATTTACTATCGTGATTTGTGAAGAAGTTATCGTAGACGAGAGTGacagaaaaacaaataaaatcatGCAAGCGAGACGTTACCATTTTCTATACATCTCACTCTCTTATGACATTAAAACTTGGGCCTATCAGCACTAATGAATTAAATactgaaaaaatacaaaacgaCATTGCCTGTTGGTAAATCTTCAAAAATATCTTGATAAGCTCCATTAGATCTAAGATAGAAACCTATATCTTAACTTCATCAATCATGTCTTGATGCTAAAGTTGGTGCATCGAAACACCTGAATGATTTTGACATTGATAAATAAGAAAACAGAAGTATAATGCGTACTAGGCACTACCATTTGGGATAAATATTTCATGTGGTAAAGGTAATCAACTATAGAGCCATGAAGATGACTAAGTCTTTATCGCTCTTACTTTACGACCATTACCACAAGAGGAGCTAGTTGTGGTCGGAGCACTGAGAACTCTGATGGCGGAGATAGCCAGAGAAGAAGTTGACCCCTATGCGAATAACCACCACAGAAGATAATAATCCATGACCACCACATCATTGCTTAGATGTTTATAACATAATGTTATGATCGTTTTTCTCTTAATTGATCTGTAATATATATCCCTTTTCGTATAGAACCATAGACAACGTTAACCTCCAACCTTCGAAAACTCTCAAGAAGATTGAGACAAGTTAATTACCCGTTTGTCTTAAAGCTTCGTGTATGAATCAGTCTGAGAAGACTTTTCCTTTAGGTTCCGCCTTCATCTATCCGCAAAACATCAATACTATTGATCACACTACCACTGAATGGTTCACGACTACTTGATCCCACAAGTCgtcttgatgatgatgatgatcccgTCCAGTCAAACACATAATCAAACTGAAAACCCTGACGAATAAAAAGGTCACCGAATAGTCTCTTCAAGTACGCATAATCCGGCTTATCATCAAACCTAAGCGAGCAAATCCATCACGAGAACCTCTTGTCGCAGTGACTAAATAGTTCTTCGAGGCTCGGTCCGAGCAAATCCATCACGAGAACGTTGTACTGGTCCATTTCGACACCGTACCATCTCATGTTTGGAATCATCCCACCACCTTGTAGGTGTAGAATGCTGTATATTTTGGACTCGTGTGACAACTGTGGATGTGGAGTTTTTACACTTTCTAGCTTTATAGCGACCTCTTCGTTGGTCTGTGTGTCGGTTCCGATGTATATCTCTCCGAACGAGCCGCTTCCGATTTTACGTCCGAGCCGGTACTTTCTACCGATACGAAGTTCCATTGAGGACGGTTAAAACCCTAGCTCCGGTCCTGAGGCCTAGTGTAGCTTTTGGCTGTTGGTAAAATATATGttagtttttactttattataaaatgtaaaatttccaaatcaaataaaaagaataagCATTACCAAAAATGACCGGAGTATATGTATATCATTTTAAGACGTCCAAAGTTATAAAAAAGGAGgagaatattttaataattgcaACGCTTAGAGAGGTTGAGACTGAAGCAAAGGTTCTCTTATTCAACTGATAGGTATTTCATTAAAGGAGGTCTCTGGTTTGAAGTTTTCACTGGTTCTTTGGTAACGTCTGTTTCTTTGGTTCCCAAGGAGTTGAGTAGTTGCTGGTTATAATGTTGTTGTGGATTGCTATCAGTTTCATCTTTGGCTCCCTGTCTTAGGGCTATGTCTCCGGGGAACATTGTTTCCAGCTTAGTTCTCTAAACTTGTATCCCATCAATGTATAATGTAAtgatcaatatataatatttcagtGAATAAACAAAGATTAAAAGAACTTTATATAGTGACCGAGTGGTTATCACTAGATTTTGTGATGATGAAATCAAATAAACAGAGGACTACTGGTGATAAACAAATCttttcaaattataatatatattctctACATTCTGTGTGATAATAATAACCATTGAAGAAAAGAAGCATGATTTGTGAAAATTTCATTCACAAGGCTCTTCTCTTATCCACATAATATCAAAAGCTTGTTATTTGAAAAGGAGGATTCAAGCCTTCAATCCTGCTTAACCCCGCCACTCTCCCCCGCAAGGACTGGTTTAGCTATTGTTTCTTCTCTACCTTCACTCCCAGCTTCAGCAGTCACCTGTAATAACAAAATGTCATACACAGATTCAAAGGCAATCAACCATTAAAGTATAATAAAGTTCATGGAAGCTAATGGATTATGGCATATCGTTGAGTTGAAATATAATGTAAAACATAAACAGAAGCatccaaactttcattgaccaAACGAAGTGAGTAAATAAATCTCTACGCTTACTTTGGTGGAGTTGTTGTCGTTCGGCTTGAAAGGACAAGCTGGAGGAACTCTCGCTGGCTTCCTGTACTCCCATCCGAGCCATCCATACACTTTGGCCTATTAAGACAATACCCCCCAAGAAAATCAACAAAAAGGATCAGACCAAGACATCTAAAACTGTAATAAGATCCACTAAAACATCCACCTACAACAGTCTGTCTAATGTctacaaaaatcaaaattgGTATGAATATGCCACACTAAGATTTAAACATTGCTAGCATCTTTGCCCAGCTCaagcaaattaaaaaaaacaaaaaaaacaaattaacttCATGCCCATGAATCTGATCATCCTTCCAATTAAGaaaaaagttttaaactttCGAAGATTACAAACAAATCACGATCCAATTACCATTAAGAAATCGATGATCCGGGGGAGTAGATTGATGAGCGGGACGAGGAACAGCGGCACCAAACACATTATGCAAACCTGTGTGGATCTTCATAGATTCAATCAATCCGAAAAAGAAACCGCATGATTTACAAACAAAGATCAATCGAACAACCAAATTAAACAGCTCTTACCATATTGAGATTAGGGCTCTTGCCTCAAGAATTGGGGATTTCGCCGGAAGTTGAATCGCTGATGAGAGATGAAAATGTGATGTGGACTTTgtgaaaattaaaaagaaaactacaaaaaaaaaaaaaagtctctgACTTAGCCAGAAGGTTTTGACGGCGTTTGCGAACTACTCCGTTAGAATTACCTTTTTAGAAAGTGATGCCGTGAAGAAATTAAACGTAGCTTTGACGGCCAGTAAACAGACAAAACCCAAAAGGCCAGTAAACGGACAAGTGTGTCTTTGTCCTTGACATTTTGAACAAGATGAGAGATCCTGTCATCAAAGGAGCCACTTGCATAGTGAGCGACCCAGCTATATGCCCATCATAATTCCTCTCTTCATCCCTTTAAAACACAGCACAATTACTACACTATGATGCACATCTTCATACAAAGTCAGAATGTTTTTTCAGACATAACTCTGTATCTAAACAGAACAACTACTAACCACACAAAAGCTATGTTCCAACACCATTAAGTTGATACGATAAATTTACTTTTATAAAACTATACATTATAAATATCAACAAGCGGGGATAGCTCAGTTGGGAGAGCGTCAGACTGAAGATCTGAAGGTCGCGTGTTCGATCCACGCTCAccgcaatatttttttttaactttttc includes the following:
- the LOC103847377 gene encoding ras-related protein RABC2a, whose product is MGSSSGQSGYDLSFKVLLIGDSGVGKSSLLVSFISTSVEDLAPTIGVDFKIKQLTVGGKRLKLTIWDTAGQERFRTLTSSYYRGAQGIILVYDVTRRETFTNLVDVWGKEIELYSTNQDCVRMLVGNKVDRESERGVSREEGIALAKELKCMFLECSARTRQNVEQCFEELALKIMEVPSLLEEGSSAVKRNILKQKTEHQTTPQAGCCS
- the LOC103847378 gene encoding zinc finger protein ZAT5, yielding MTSVHEEMRHVLLIKGKRTKRQRSASPHMNAEAVSGVCSEEPSLEAREEGAGEVEFQGATEEDQDMANCLMLLSQGHKANGSGDHSSTHKLDFLCNKKPVASLGLGLEGVYQCQTCDKSFHSFQALGGHRASHKKPKLGAIVLKCHEKKSSSASAVETAKGSFLSLQVTSSDGNKKPEKTHECSICKAEFSSGQALGGHMRRHRGLIVNANATSSHHQESIRPKNYLELDLNLPAPEDESKFVFASKDQIILFTTASNSLIDCHH
- the LOC103847379 gene encoding uncharacterized protein LOC103847379, encoding MVCIMCLVPLFLVPLINLLPRIIDFLMAKVYGWLGWEYRKPARVPPACPFKPNDNNSTKVTAEAGSEGREETIAKPVLAGESGGVKQD